The Claveliimonas bilis genome window below encodes:
- a CDS encoding ribose-phosphate pyrophosphokinase has product MLRRTERNLENIPVGALGIIALDGCEEMGNRVNDYLVKWRREDGHIHKNDVVFSGYERDNYLINAKVPRFGSGEAKGIIGESVRGKDIYLMVDVCNYSLTYSLSGHTNHMSPDDHFQNLKRIIAAIGGKGRRLNVIMPFLYESRQHKRSSRESLDCALALQELVRMGVDNIITFDAHDPRVQNAIPLSGFETVRPTYQFVKGLLRHVKDLQIDSQHMMAISPDEGATGRAVYLANVLNLDMGMFYKRRDYTRIVNGRNPIVAHEFLGSSVEGKDVIILDDMISSGDSILDVARQLKQRKAKRIYAAATFGLFTNGMEKFDQAYEEGIINGILTTNLIYQTPELLSRPYYINCDMSKYIALMIDTLNHDGSISSILNPVDRIQNVVDKYRRGEEI; this is encoded by the coding sequence ATGCTGCGCCGCACTGAACGAAACTTGGAAAACATTCCCGTTGGAGCACTTGGGATCATTGCCCTTGACGGGTGCGAGGAAATGGGAAACCGGGTAAACGATTATCTGGTGAAATGGAGAAGAGAGGACGGACATATCCACAAAAACGACGTCGTTTTCAGCGGGTATGAAAGAGATAATTATCTGATCAACGCAAAGGTTCCCCGCTTCGGATCCGGAGAAGCCAAGGGTATCATCGGAGAATCCGTACGCGGAAAAGATATTTATCTTATGGTAGATGTCTGCAACTACAGCCTGACCTATTCTCTGTCCGGACACACAAACCACATGTCCCCGGACGATCACTTTCAGAATCTGAAAAGAATCATTGCCGCCATCGGAGGCAAGGGCCGGCGCCTTAACGTGATCATGCCTTTCCTTTACGAAAGCCGCCAGCACAAGAGAAGCAGCCGTGAATCCCTGGACTGCGCTCTCGCGCTTCAGGAACTGGTACGCATGGGCGTGGACAATATCATCACTTTCGACGCTCATGATCCCCGTGTACAGAATGCGATCCCTTTAAGCGGATTTGAAACTGTCCGCCCGACTTATCAGTTTGTAAAGGGACTTCTGCGACATGTAAAAGATCTTCAGATCGACAGCCAGCACATGATGGCCATCAGCCCTGATGAAGGAGCAACAGGACGCGCCGTGTATCTTGCCAACGTGCTGAACCTTGATATGGGTATGTTCTACAAACGCCGTGATTACACCCGTATCGTAAACGGACGCAATCCGATTGTTGCCCACGAATTTCTGGGGTCTTCTGTGGAAGGAAAAGACGTCATCATTCTGGATGATATGATCTCCTCCGGAGACAGTATCCTGGATGTTGCCCGCCAGCTGAAACAGAGGAAGGCAAAACGGATTTATGCCGCTGCTACCTTCGGCTTATTTACAAACGGTATGGAAAAATTTGACCAGGCCTATGAAGAAGGGATCATAAACGGAATCCTTACAACAAATCTTATTTACCAGACGCCTGAGCTTCTTTCCCGTCCGTACTATATCAACTGTGATATGAGCAAGTATATTGCGCTTATGATCGATACGCTGAACCACGACGGTTCTATCAGCAGCATTCTGAATCCTGTTGACCGCATCCAGAATGTTGTCGACAAATACCGCCGCGGCGAAGAAATCTAA
- a CDS encoding aminotransferase class I/II-fold pyridoxal phosphate-dependent enzyme: MENYKMAEKMSNVHSDIRGPLFVEAMKMQEEGIPVLKLNTGNPAAFGFGLPESIKNALTGHLEEGVGYCDFQGMKKSREAICEYERKKGIKGITPEDVFIGNGVSEVVSFALPPLLNDNDEVLVPAPSYSLWGNSVYLAGGKPVFYLCDEQSKWYPDMADIRSKITPKTKALVVINPNNPTGALYPEEVLRQLAQIAREFHLILFVDEIYDRLVMDDLTHISLASLAEDIPVVTMNGLSKSHCLCGYRCGWMVISGPRHLTEEYRKGVVKLTSMRLCANTLGQMVIPAALEDMETPAAMVRPGGRIYEQRKATIDELKKINGLSFVKNSGAFYIFPKLDIRKFQITDDKKFARDLLYATNILLVPGSGFDWNAPDHFRIVMLPDKEVLSDAVRKIGSFLDGYNQKRVSIQSVYTHPKKLQKK; the protein is encoded by the coding sequence ATGGAAAATTATAAAATGGCAGAAAAGATGAGCAACGTACATTCCGATATCAGAGGCCCGCTTTTTGTGGAAGCAATGAAAATGCAGGAGGAAGGTATCCCGGTGCTGAAACTCAATACGGGAAATCCGGCCGCTTTTGGCTTTGGGCTTCCGGAAAGCATTAAAAACGCTCTGACCGGACATCTGGAAGAGGGAGTGGGATATTGTGATTTTCAGGGAATGAAGAAATCCCGGGAAGCGATCTGTGAATATGAAAGGAAGAAGGGAATCAAAGGAATTACACCGGAGGATGTCTTTATCGGAAATGGAGTCAGCGAGGTGGTATCCTTTGCACTGCCGCCTCTTCTGAATGACAATGATGAAGTGCTTGTGCCGGCTCCCAGCTATTCACTGTGGGGAAATTCGGTGTACCTGGCAGGCGGAAAGCCGGTTTTCTATCTGTGTGATGAGCAGTCAAAATGGTATCCGGACATGGCTGATATTCGCTCAAAGATCACGCCGAAAACAAAAGCTTTAGTTGTGATCAATCCTAACAATCCTACCGGAGCGCTTTATCCGGAAGAAGTCTTAAGGCAGCTGGCCCAGATCGCAAGGGAATTTCATCTGATCCTCTTTGTAGATGAGATTTACGACAGATTGGTGATGGATGATCTCACCCATATTTCCCTGGCTTCTCTGGCGGAAGATATTCCGGTAGTTACTATGAATGGATTGTCAAAATCCCACTGTCTCTGCGGATACCGCTGCGGCTGGATGGTGATAAGCGGCCCCCGCCATTTGACAGAAGAATATAGGAAGGGAGTCGTTAAGCTTACCTCTATGCGGCTATGCGCGAATACATTGGGTCAGATGGTAATTCCGGCTGCCCTTGAGGATATGGAAACTCCGGCAGCTATGGTAAGACCGGGCGGGAGGATTTATGAGCAGCGGAAAGCTACAATAGATGAGTTGAAAAAGATCAACGGACTTTCCTTTGTAAAAAACAGCGGTGCGTTTTACATTTTTCCCAAATTGGATATCCGGAAATTCCAGATCACAGATGATAAGAAATTTGCCAGGGACCTTCTGTATGCAACAAATATCCTTCTCGTTCCGGGAAGCGGGTTTGACTGGAATGCTCCTGATCATTTCCGGATCGTCATGCTGCCGGACAAAGAGGTGCTTTCTGATGCGGTCAGAAAGATCGGCAGTTTCCTGGATGGATATAATCAAAAAAGAGTGAGCATACAAAGTGTGTACACTCACCCTAAAAAGCTTCAGAAAAAATAA
- a CDS encoding LysR family transcriptional regulator, translating into MFTWKKYVYEVYRERSFTKAAQNLYISQPSLSARIRKIEESIGVPLFDRSTSPLQLTEAGKVYIEAAEEIFKIEQRVENDMNHLNNLETGHLSLGGSNLFSAYILPPLVTKFKQRFPHVNIRLTEGNTAQLEELLGNNSLDFVIDNYHYDHLLYDRELYCSENILLAVPKNANINRELSRYQLSYDDVKNQTYLRPEHPAVPLKAFSDLPFIMLSPGNDTRSRGERLCQKAGFSPNIILELEQQSTAYMAASTQLGATFISDILVRQLPSFETLVYYKLEGDAARRQVYFYYKTHKFKTRVMEEFITLIHEQNDRSSHVAGSLPPVSGR; encoded by the coding sequence ATGTTTACCTGGAAAAAGTATGTGTACGAAGTGTACCGCGAAAGAAGTTTTACAAAAGCGGCGCAGAATCTCTATATCAGTCAGCCATCCTTAAGCGCCCGCATCCGAAAGATAGAAGAGAGTATCGGTGTGCCTCTGTTTGACCGCAGCACCTCGCCCCTGCAGCTGACAGAAGCCGGCAAGGTCTATATCGAAGCAGCGGAAGAAATTTTTAAGATCGAACAACGTGTGGAAAATGATATGAATCATTTGAACAATCTGGAAACCGGACATTTATCCCTGGGCGGAAGCAACCTTTTCTCCGCCTACATCCTGCCCCCGCTTGTAACAAAATTCAAGCAGCGGTTCCCTCATGTGAATATCCGGCTGACGGAAGGAAACACAGCACAGCTGGAAGAACTTCTCGGCAACAACTCCCTGGATTTCGTAATTGACAACTATCACTATGACCACCTTTTATATGACCGGGAATTATACTGCAGTGAAAACATCCTTCTGGCTGTCCCGAAAAATGCCAATATAAATAGAGAGCTGTCCAGATATCAGCTCTCCTATGATGATGTGAAAAATCAGACATATCTCCGCCCGGAACATCCGGCAGTTCCTCTCAAGGCTTTCTCGGATCTGCCTTTTATTATGCTTTCTCCCGGCAACGACACAAGAAGCCGCGGTGAACGTTTATGCCAGAAAGCAGGCTTTTCACCAAATATCATTCTGGAGCTTGAGCAGCAGTCCACTGCATATATGGCGGCTTCTACCCAGCTTGGGGCAACCTTTATCAGCGATATACTGGTCCGTCAGCTTCCCTCTTTTGAAACATTAGTCTACTATAAGCTGGAAGGCGATGCCGCCAGACGGCAAGTGTATTTTTATTATAAAACCCACAAATTTAAGACTCGGGTCATGGAAGAATTCATTACGTTAATACATGAACAGAATGATCGATCCTCTCATGTTGCAGGATCTCTTCCTCCCGTTTCTGGCAGGTAA
- a CDS encoding ATP-binding protein has translation MKILKLELQNFGKFQNEVLELNDGIQLFYGENESGKTTIHTFIKSMLFGMERGRGRAAANDTFSRYEPWENPGYYAGAMEFECGKKRFHLERSFDKYSKRASLVCLDDGEEFSLEQGDLMMLLPELDPEGYSDTLYIGQAGARTGRNLAARLKDYATNYYVTGDSELNLTAARNALDEQKKQLDRQMKEKLEKKQRQREKLEQESSYIWRDVHRLDEELERIDEALERKEAEEKEKENRRVLDDIRPNKWRIHPLEVAGILLVIVGAFVLIARPWNYLVAIIIALIGGIYSWNRLKEGKKRQKTPPELMLEEITPEEELSSREKLLWERTLFFNEKEEKRIQYENLQEQLAELEEFDQSYKRLEEKKAAVLLASQRLLEVSGKMQGQLQQDLNRTASDVISSVTGGKYTRLITEEDLRLSFLCEGRKIPAEHVSAGTLEQVYFALRMSAANLLYEEVYPVVLDDTFAFYDESRLKNTLQWLARQDRQILIFTCQKREEEILQHERIDHSVHVLT, from the coding sequence ATGAAGATTCTTAAGCTGGAGCTGCAAAATTTTGGAAAATTTCAGAACGAGGTCCTGGAGCTTAATGATGGGATACAGCTCTTTTACGGAGAAAATGAGTCGGGAAAGACAACGATTCACACATTTATCAAGAGTATGCTTTTTGGTATGGAGAGAGGCCGGGGAAGGGCGGCAGCAAATGATACATTTTCCCGCTATGAGCCGTGGGAAAATCCGGGATATTATGCAGGGGCAATGGAATTTGAGTGCGGGAAAAAGCGGTTTCACCTGGAGAGGAGCTTTGATAAATATTCCAAACGGGCGTCCCTTGTCTGTCTTGATGACGGAGAAGAATTTTCGTTGGAACAGGGCGATCTTATGATGCTGCTTCCGGAACTTGATCCGGAAGGATATTCGGATACGCTGTATATAGGGCAGGCAGGGGCGCGTACAGGCCGGAATCTGGCGGCCCGCCTGAAAGATTATGCTACGAATTATTATGTGACAGGCGACAGCGAGCTCAATTTAACAGCGGCAAGGAATGCCCTGGACGAACAGAAGAAACAGCTGGATCGTCAGATGAAGGAGAAGCTGGAGAAAAAGCAGAGACAAAGGGAAAAGCTGGAACAGGAATCTTCCTACATATGGCGGGATGTGCACCGACTGGATGAAGAACTGGAGCGGATAGATGAAGCGCTGGAGAGAAAAGAAGCGGAAGAGAAGGAAAAAGAAAACCGCCGTGTCCTGGATGATATCCGCCCGAACAAATGGAGGATCCATCCTCTGGAAGTGGCGGGGATTTTACTTGTCATAGTAGGGGCTTTCGTGCTGATCGCACGGCCATGGAACTATCTGGTGGCAATCATTATTGCACTGATCGGCGGAATTTACAGTTGGAATCGTCTGAAAGAAGGGAAGAAAAGGCAGAAAACCCCTCCGGAGCTTATGCTGGAAGAGATCACACCTGAAGAAGAGCTGTCTTCCCGTGAGAAGCTCCTCTGGGAGAGGACGTTGTTTTTTAATGAGAAAGAAGAAAAGCGTATCCAGTATGAAAATCTTCAGGAACAGCTGGCCGAACTGGAGGAATTTGACCAGTCTTATAAGAGACTGGAAGAAAAAAAGGCAGCTGTCTTGCTGGCTTCCCAGCGGCTGTTGGAAGTGTCCGGTAAGATGCAGGGACAGCTTCAGCAGGATCTGAACCGCACAGCGTCTGATGTGATAAGCAGCGTGACGGGCGGAAAATATACAAGACTGATCACGGAAGAAGATCTGCGCTTAAGTTTTCTGTGTGAAGGAAGAAAAATCCCGGCAGAACATGTCAGCGCGGGCACACTGGAGCAGGTCTATTTTGCGCTCAGGATGTCGGCGGCAAATCTGCTGTATGAAGAAGTATACCCGGTGGTTTTAGATGATACCTTCGCTTTTTATGATGAAAGCCGTCTGAAAAATACACTGCAATGGCTGGCGCGGCAGGACAGGCAGATTCTGATCTTTACCTGCCAGAAACGGGAGGAAGAGATCCTGCAACATGAGAGGATCGATCATTCTGTTCATGTATTAACGTAA
- a CDS encoding DNA repair exonuclease — protein sequence MHIADVHLGVRPEAGKAYSEKRDTEIWETFRKIIMICEEEKTDLLLIAGDLFHRQPLLRELKEVNDMFGSLSYTEVVMIAGNHDYIKPGAYYGRFDWEPNVHMLAGKEPSEVQIPKLKTSVCGCSYHERKITETLYDKALPSGEMDYEILLLHGGDKEHLPIDKAKIEKLGYDYTALGHIHKPTCLIPGKAAYAGALEPTDINDTGKHGYIRGEITKEGCRFTFVPFATREYVHLALNVKVEMSGFSLRNVIQKTIEENGKENIYKFLLKGYRDPEIRFDLTQMDVYGNIAEITDETKPAYDFEKLYEKNKDNLLGSYIASFANAEKDSMEYEALCAGVLALMETKGESYEDS from the coding sequence ATTCACATCGCAGACGTACATTTAGGAGTTCGTCCAGAGGCAGGAAAGGCTTACAGCGAAAAGCGGGACACCGAAATCTGGGAGACATTTCGAAAGATAATCATGATATGTGAGGAGGAGAAAACAGATCTTCTCCTGATTGCCGGCGACCTCTTTCACCGGCAGCCGCTTTTAAGGGAACTGAAAGAGGTGAACGACATGTTTGGCTCCCTCTCCTATACAGAAGTGGTAATGATCGCCGGCAACCATGATTATATCAAGCCGGGAGCTTACTACGGACGTTTTGACTGGGAACCGAATGTTCATATGCTGGCAGGAAAGGAGCCATCTGAAGTTCAGATTCCCAAGCTGAAAACATCTGTCTGCGGATGCAGTTATCATGAGCGCAAGATTACGGAAACATTGTATGACAAAGCTTTGCCTTCGGGAGAAATGGATTATGAGATCCTTTTGCTCCATGGAGGGGATAAAGAGCATCTTCCCATTGACAAGGCTAAGATAGAAAAATTAGGCTATGACTACACGGCCCTTGGCCATATTCACAAGCCAACGTGTCTGATTCCGGGAAAAGCGGCTTATGCAGGAGCGCTGGAACCTACGGATATCAATGATACGGGAAAGCATGGATATATCAGAGGGGAGATAACAAAAGAGGGGTGCCGCTTTACATTTGTCCCGTTTGCAACGAGGGAATATGTTCATCTTGCTTTGAATGTGAAGGTGGAAATGAGTGGATTTTCTTTAAGAAACGTGATTCAGAAAACCATAGAAGAAAACGGGAAAGAGAACATTTATAAGTTTCTTTTAAAAGGATATCGTGATCCGGAGATCCGGTTTGACCTGACTCAGATGGATGTATATGGAAATATTGCAGAAATTACAGATGAGACAAAGCCGGCTTATGACTTTGAAAAACTATATGAAAAAAATAAGGACAATTTGCTGGGAAGTTATATCGCAAGCTTTGCAAATGCTGAAAAAGACAGTATGGAATATGAAGCGCTGTGTGCCGGGGTACTTGCGCTGATGGAGACAAAAGGGGAGAGTTATGAAGATTCTTAA